The Haloplanus sp. CK5-1 genome contains a region encoding:
- a CDS encoding SPFH domain-containing protein codes for MPHWLALQFSVPFLGIVGLLVLVLAVVTVSQMVRFVDAYDKEALTVFGEYRGLLEPGINFVPPFVSRTFRFDMRTQTMDVPRQEAITRDNSPVTADAVVYLRVMDAKKAFLEVDDYKTAVSNLAQTTLRAVIGDLELDDTLNKRQEINARIRKELDEPTDDWGIRVESVEVREVNPSEEVQRAMEQQTGAERRRRATILEAQGERRSAVESAQGEKQSNVIRAQGEKQSQILEAQGDAISTVLRAKSAESMGERAVIDKGMETLERIGQGESTTFVLPQELTSLVGRYGKQLTGSDVQDSAALDSLEFDDETRELIGLDDIEEILGQIDEAAEMDVEELEQQARAVKDGHVATEDVDEGNENREAESEA; via the coding sequence ATGCCTCACTGGCTCGCGCTACAGTTCTCCGTGCCCTTCCTTGGGATCGTCGGCCTGCTGGTACTCGTGCTCGCGGTCGTAACGGTCTCGCAGATGGTGCGGTTCGTCGACGCGTACGACAAGGAGGCGCTGACGGTGTTCGGCGAGTACCGCGGCCTGCTCGAACCGGGGATCAACTTCGTCCCGCCGTTCGTCTCGCGGACGTTCCGGTTCGACATGCGGACCCAGACGATGGACGTTCCCCGACAGGAGGCGATCACGCGGGACAACTCGCCCGTGACCGCCGACGCCGTCGTCTATCTCCGCGTGATGGACGCGAAGAAGGCGTTCCTCGAGGTCGACGACTACAAGACGGCCGTGTCGAACCTCGCCCAGACCACCCTCCGGGCGGTGATCGGCGACCTAGAACTCGACGACACGCTGAACAAACGCCAAGAGATCAACGCGCGCATCCGCAAGGAACTCGACGAACCGACCGACGACTGGGGGATCCGCGTGGAGTCGGTCGAGGTCCGCGAGGTCAATCCCAGTGAGGAGGTCCAGCGCGCCATGGAACAGCAGACGGGTGCGGAGCGTCGCCGCCGGGCGACGATCCTCGAAGCGCAGGGCGAACGCCGGAGCGCCGTCGAGAGCGCACAGGGCGAGAAGCAGTCGAACGTCATCAGGGCCCAAGGGGAGAAGCAGAGCCAGATCCTCGAGGCACAGGGCGACGCCATCTCGACGGTGTTGCGAGCGAAATCCGCCGAGTCGATGGGCGAACGCGCAGTCATCGACAAGGGGATGGAGACGCTCGAACGCATCGGGCAGGGCGAGTCGACGACGTTCGTCCTCCCGCAGGAACTCACGTCGCTCGTCGGTCGCTACGGCAAGCAACTCACGGGCAGCGACGTGCAGGATTCCGCGGCCCTCGATTCGCTGGAGTTCGACGACGAAACCCGCGAACTCATCGGCCTCGACGACATCGAGGAGATCCTCGGCCAGATCGACGAGGCCGCCGAGATGGACGTCGAGGAACTCGAACAGCAGGCCAGGGCGGTCAAGGACGGACACGTGGCCACGGAGGACGTCGACGAGGGGAACGAGAATCGCGAAGCGGAGTCGGAGGCGTAA
- a CDS encoding HAMP domain-containing methyl-accepting chemotaxis protein, producing MLDRIKLDRFDLRPKLIIAFVIIAALVAVTGAIGYTSVATVDEEAHIIAEDGLKMDASAEMIVAIEQQQGAIQAAQLGEENAQQQFEESTQLFNEEAQHLEEAELSPQQEEQFSTLQSQHEEYNTLGTEFFDARAAGETELAAQKADEMDSLRTQMEEDAHAIEQSAQADLESQVEIADSTTQTAQLEILGLTIGAFILAIVIGLFVASRITAPIKQLSAASQAMSEGDLTAEVEDHLEDDELGRMSDAFQEMQANLRNVFDEIDTFSTNLSTGDDALQTRDRQTDFPGTYGEIMTNLDNGATEMVGGFEEIRTASQNLKNGSLDQDIDINRAGNYGEILTAFDDGMGALSGSFDEIATASEDLKEGRLDQALDTDYPGTYGSVLADMDEGIDQLSASVASVQQIADDVAESSEQTTASVEETETASDEIATSVEEISAGAEDQSESLQEVAGEMNDMSATVEEIASSAEEVAATASTAVERGEAGRESAAEASEELASIKAQAGGAAEQVQELDAKMNEIGEVVELITEIAEQTNMLALNASIEAARAGEAGEGFGVVANEIKGLAEEAADATTTIEERIEDVQETTDSTVDEIDDMRATVESGAETIEESVEMFDDIANAVQEAEGGIREISDATDDQAASSEEVVSMVDEVSSVSQQTAAEASNVSAATEEQAASLSEAADALQEMASLAEELNSQTEAFDVGTTSSHAQAPTTTSQSPAVSDGGNVSETDRTGEQSQ from the coding sequence ATGCTGGATCGGATAAAACTCGACCGGTTCGACCTGCGCCCGAAACTAATCATCGCGTTCGTGATCATTGCCGCGCTGGTCGCCGTGACCGGTGCGATCGGATACACCTCGGTTGCCACCGTTGACGAAGAGGCACACATCATTGCAGAAGATGGGCTGAAGATGGACGCGTCCGCAGAGATGATCGTTGCCATCGAACAGCAACAGGGTGCGATACAGGCTGCCCAACTCGGTGAGGAAAACGCACAGCAACAATTCGAGGAGTCCACTCAACTATTCAACGAAGAGGCACAGCACCTCGAAGAGGCGGAGTTGAGCCCACAGCAAGAAGAGCAGTTCTCGACCCTCCAATCCCAACACGAGGAGTACAACACGCTCGGAACTGAATTTTTCGACGCGAGAGCCGCGGGTGAGACTGAACTCGCTGCACAGAAAGCCGACGAAATGGACTCTCTCCGTACCCAAATGGAAGAGGACGCACACGCCATCGAGCAATCGGCACAAGCAGACCTGGAATCCCAAGTCGAGATCGCCGATAGCACGACACAGACCGCACAACTGGAGATACTCGGGCTTACCATCGGTGCCTTTATTTTGGCCATCGTCATCGGCTTGTTCGTCGCCAGCCGCATTACCGCCCCTATCAAACAACTCTCCGCGGCCTCACAGGCCATGAGTGAGGGCGACCTTACCGCCGAAGTCGAAGACCACCTCGAAGACGACGAACTCGGCCGCATGAGCGATGCCTTCCAGGAAATGCAGGCCAATCTCCGAAATGTGTTCGATGAAATCGACACCTTCAGCACCAACCTCTCCACCGGTGACGACGCCCTCCAGACCCGCGACCGCCAGACCGACTTCCCCGGCACCTACGGTGAGATCATGACCAACCTCGATAACGGTGCCACCGAGATGGTCGGCGGCTTCGAGGAGATCCGTACCGCCAGCCAGAACCTCAAAAACGGGTCCCTCGATCAGGACATCGATATCAACCGCGCCGGTAACTATGGCGAGATTCTCACCGCCTTCGACGACGGCATGGGGGCGCTCTCGGGCAGCTTCGACGAAATCGCCACCGCGAGCGAGGACCTAAAAGAAGGACGCCTCGACCAGGCTCTCGACACCGACTATCCGGGCACGTACGGGTCTGTTCTGGCCGATATGGACGAGGGGATCGACCAGTTGAGCGCAAGCGTCGCGTCAGTACAGCAGATCGCAGACGACGTTGCAGAGTCGAGCGAGCAAACCACCGCCAGTGTCGAAGAGACCGAAACCGCAAGCGACGAGATTGCGACCTCTGTCGAGGAGATTTCGGCCGGCGCGGAGGACCAGAGTGAGAGTCTCCAGGAAGTTGCTGGAGAAATGAACGATATGTCTGCCACGGTCGAAGAGATCGCCTCCTCAGCCGAAGAAGTCGCCGCGACCGCTTCGACAGCCGTCGAGCGCGGCGAAGCGGGCCGCGAGTCAGCAGCTGAGGCGTCTGAGGAACTTGCCTCGATCAAAGCGCAGGCTGGCGGGGCCGCCGAGCAGGTTCAAGAACTCGATGCGAAGATGAACGAAATCGGCGAGGTGGTGGAGCTGATCACCGAGATTGCCGAGCAGACGAATATGCTCGCGCTGAACGCGTCGATCGAGGCAGCACGAGCCGGCGAAGCCGGCGAAGGGTTCGGTGTGGTCGCCAACGAGATCAAAGGACTTGCTGAGGAAGCCGCAGACGCGACGACGACCATCGAGGAGCGAATCGAAGATGTCCAGGAAACGACTGACTCGACGGTCGATGAAATAGACGACATGCGAGCGACTGTGGAATCCGGGGCCGAGACGATCGAAGAGTCGGTCGAGATGTTCGACGATATTGCGAACGCAGTCCAGGAGGCCGAAGGCGGTATCCGGGAGATCAGTGACGCGACTGACGACCAGGCGGCTTCCTCGGAGGAAGTCGTCTCGATGGTGGATGAAGTTTCCAGCGTGAGTCAACAGACTGCCGCCGAAGCGAGTAACGTGTCTGCGGCGACTGAAGAGCAGGCTGCCTCACTGTCAGAGGCAGCGGACGCACTTCAGGAGATGGCAAGCCTCGCAGAGGAACTGAACAGTCAGACAGAAGCATTCGACGTCGGAACGACGAGCAGCCACGCACAGGCACCCACCACTACCAGTCAGTCACCAGCGGTGAGCGACGGGGGCAACGTCAGTGAGACCGACCGAACGGGTGAGCAGTCCCAATGA
- a CDS encoding site-specific integrase yields MTHITIGEAIDAYLEERRSELSASSIQNHRYQLKQFRLWARGADGVDNLDDIDPIDLSKFRRYRSESINSNTMYNQLGVLRLFLRFCHRMQWIAESVPESIVLPTRSGQARDSTIDPDRLASILDELERYAYASVDHVILSLLWTCSFRIGGLRALDVGDVHVQGQWVDVVHRPEEGTPLKNQVGSEREVNLHGWVCDVIQAWIDDRRPGSTDDGREPLVSTKHGRIARSSIRERVYSLTDCGGIDWGCECSGSGKCDMSVSPHDVRRSSITAWLDDKTDPALLSSRVDTSQKTMERHYDVRSKSDRRKLRRDAFDM; encoded by the coding sequence ATGACTCACATCACAATCGGAGAAGCGATAGACGCATACCTCGAAGAACGCCGAAGCGAACTCTCAGCCAGTTCGATACAGAATCACCGCTACCAACTGAAACAGTTTCGACTGTGGGCTCGGGGTGCCGACGGTGTTGACAATCTTGATGACATCGACCCGATCGACCTATCCAAGTTCCGCCGGTATCGTTCGGAGTCGATTAACTCGAATACGATGTACAACCAACTCGGTGTTCTCAGGTTGTTCCTCCGGTTCTGTCACCGAATGCAGTGGATCGCCGAATCCGTCCCTGAATCGATAGTGCTCCCAACTCGCTCCGGCCAGGCGCGTGACTCAACAATCGACCCGGACCGACTCGCATCCATCCTTGATGAGCTGGAGCGGTATGCATACGCTTCAGTCGACCACGTCATCCTATCGCTACTCTGGACGTGCTCATTCAGGATCGGCGGTCTCCGCGCACTCGACGTGGGTGACGTGCACGTACAGGGCCAGTGGGTGGACGTCGTTCACCGTCCTGAAGAGGGGACCCCGCTCAAGAACCAGGTCGGGTCGGAAAGAGAGGTGAATTTGCACGGGTGGGTGTGTGACGTCATCCAGGCGTGGATTGATGATCGTCGCCCGGGCTCAACCGATGATGGCCGTGAACCTCTGGTGTCGACAAAGCATGGACGCATCGCACGATCTTCTATCAGGGAGAGAGTGTACTCGCTGACTGATTGTGGGGGCATCGATTGGGGTTGCGAGTGCTCGGGGTCGGGGAAGTGCGACATGTCCGTGTCACCTCACGACGTGCGCCGGTCGTCAATCACCGCGTGGCTCGACGACAAGACAGACCCGGCTTTGCTGAGTTCAAGGGTGGATACCTCTCAGAAAACCATGGAACGACACTACGACGTTCGATCAAAGTCCGATCGCCGAAAATTGCGGCGCGACGCATTCGACATGTGA
- a CDS encoding PAS domain S-box protein: MSVTAHQQIRILHVDDEPDFADLTGTVLEREDDRFIVETATSADEGLERINDRPPDCVVSDYNMPGMDGIEFLQAVREEYPDLPFILFTGKGSEEVASDALRTGATDYIQKRSGSKQYEFLANRAKNAVTQYWSEKRLRETRKEYTAIFENAQNALLLVQVEDDGFRYQQCNPQAIELIGRDKAEIVGNTPHQALGSENGTKVVSAYRTCIKRREPVAYTVTLDLPMREVIRECEVAPISSDDEIQQLVVEFREITEQRQRQQELEEYGTIIDVLTDAVYVLDEDGRFTYVNDEFVELVGYGRETILGSLPSLIKDQEAVERAEQQLGRLLSSDGPDTVTFEVTINPRDGDPIVCEDHMGVLPYEGDKFNGSVGTLRDITDRKERERELARTHDLMANMEELADAGAWEYDSETDTLTITDGTRGLYGLDPDEGLTLEAALDPVHPEDRDLLADRLDTCLEAGEPYEIDVRFTTPDGRQRWLTANGERVSESDAGSVVRGYIRDSTEQQAYERDLKRYWTVFDELPDSVDRTDMGTDLEPDYTLQPQETTQKRLEWLFDTYQPIIEVLNRASTRKEAEKTVCDFLTATRAYDVAWSAKYTTDTSVLDPHIRSDPEENIDEWEFPPMEPAGEQSLPRVAAETGAVQFVTNSDPDSECEMWREDTLGHGFSGCAIVPLAYKDQTYGLMGVYTTRTPPFGNREQTLLQTVGDRLGRLIHDFFVEKQLYTDTISELTFRSEDSQSSFIRASESLGCTIEITESIPTSEETFTHYVSIRDAPLDEFIEFVKDRDVAREVRPIRRREDPPGGEVELKLSSQSLMSTLVTLGAVVTKDTVTDGRAEVVCEIPVGKDIDSLVGRITDSFPETALASKTERERSADSVRQTTDHILADIFREELTDRQRQTLRACLHGGYFESPRKSTATEVADALSLTQTTVSQHLRNAQRKLFEGMLEQL; the protein is encoded by the coding sequence ATGTCTGTCACAGCTCACCAACAGATTCGAATTCTCCACGTCGATGATGAACCCGATTTCGCGGATCTGACCGGGACGGTTCTCGAACGCGAGGACGACCGGTTCATCGTCGAGACAGCGACCAGTGCCGACGAGGGGCTGGAAAGGATCAACGATCGCCCGCCTGATTGCGTCGTCTCGGATTACAACATGCCCGGCATGGATGGCATCGAATTCTTGCAGGCTGTCCGTGAGGAGTATCCCGACCTTCCCTTTATTCTGTTTACTGGCAAGGGCAGCGAGGAAGTCGCCAGTGATGCCCTTAGGACAGGTGCGACCGATTACATTCAAAAACGGTCCGGGTCAAAGCAGTACGAGTTTCTTGCTAACCGCGCTAAAAACGCCGTCACGCAGTACTGGTCAGAAAAAAGACTCCGCGAAACGCGGAAAGAGTACACCGCCATCTTCGAGAACGCACAGAACGCCCTCCTTCTCGTGCAGGTCGAAGACGACGGGTTCCGCTACCAGCAGTGTAACCCGCAGGCAATCGAACTCATCGGTCGAGACAAGGCCGAAATTGTCGGCAACACCCCACACCAGGCGCTTGGGTCGGAGAACGGAACGAAGGTGGTTAGTGCATACCGCACATGCATCAAGCGACGGGAACCCGTCGCGTACACGGTCACGCTTGACCTTCCGATGAGAGAAGTGATCCGGGAATGCGAGGTCGCCCCCATTTCATCGGACGACGAAATCCAGCAACTGGTCGTCGAATTCCGGGAAATCACCGAACAGCGCCAACGCCAGCAGGAACTCGAAGAATATGGGACAATCATCGATGTGCTCACCGACGCGGTGTACGTGCTCGACGAAGATGGGCGGTTCACCTACGTCAACGACGAGTTCGTGGAGTTGGTCGGCTACGGCCGGGAAACGATTCTCGGGAGCCTGCCCTCGCTCATCAAAGACCAGGAGGCCGTCGAACGGGCAGAACAACAGTTGGGACGGTTGCTATCGAGTGACGGCCCGGACACTGTCACGTTCGAAGTGACGATCAACCCCCGCGACGGCGACCCGATTGTCTGCGAGGATCATATGGGCGTTCTCCCCTACGAAGGCGACAAGTTCAACGGGTCGGTCGGCACACTCCGCGATATTACTGACCGCAAAGAGCGCGAGCGGGAACTGGCACGGACCCACGACCTCATGGCGAACATGGAGGAGTTGGCCGACGCCGGCGCGTGGGAGTACGATTCGGAGACTGACACACTCACGATAACGGACGGAACACGCGGGCTCTACGGACTCGATCCGGACGAGGGCCTCACACTCGAAGCGGCGCTCGACCCTGTCCATCCTGAGGACCGAGACCTGCTTGCCGACCGTTTGGACACGTGTCTCGAAGCGGGCGAACCGTACGAGATTGACGTGCGTTTCACCACACCCGATGGCCGGCAGCGCTGGCTCACTGCCAACGGTGAACGCGTCTCCGAGAGTGATGCCGGTAGCGTGGTCCGTGGCTATATCCGGGACAGCACCGAACAGCAGGCCTACGAACGTGACCTGAAGCGGTACTGGACCGTCTTCGACGAACTCCCGGACTCCGTCGATCGAACTGATATGGGCACAGATCTCGAACCGGATTACACGCTGCAACCCCAAGAAACGACTCAAAAGCGCCTTGAATGGCTCTTCGACACGTATCAGCCGATCATCGAAGTTCTCAACCGCGCCTCGACGCGGAAAGAAGCTGAAAAGACGGTCTGTGACTTTCTAACTGCCACCCGAGCATACGACGTCGCATGGAGCGCCAAATACACTACTGATACTTCGGTACTCGATCCACACATCCGAAGCGATCCGGAAGAGAACATTGACGAGTGGGAGTTTCCGCCGATGGAACCTGCGGGGGAACAGAGCCTCCCACGAGTGGCCGCTGAGACCGGAGCGGTACAGTTCGTTACCAATAGTGACCCCGATTCGGAATGCGAAATGTGGCGAGAAGACACTCTTGGGCACGGATTTTCAGGGTGTGCTATTGTCCCGTTGGCTTACAAAGACCAGACGTACGGGCTAATGGGGGTATACACGACTCGCACACCCCCGTTCGGCAACCGCGAGCAGACACTATTGCAGACAGTCGGAGACCGATTGGGTCGGTTGATTCACGACTTTTTCGTCGAGAAGCAACTCTACACCGACACTATTTCCGAACTCACCTTTCGGAGCGAAGATTCACAGTCGTCCTTCATTCGTGCATCGGAGAGTCTCGGGTGTACCATCGAGATTACCGAATCGATTCCGACATCTGAAGAGACATTCACACACTACGTGTCTATCCGCGATGCTCCGCTGGATGAGTTCATCGAATTCGTCAAGGACAGGGACGTCGCCAGAGAGGTGCGACCGATCCGACGCAGAGAGGACCCACCTGGCGGGGAGGTCGAACTGAAACTATCCAGCCAGTCGCTGATGTCCACGCTTGTTACCTTGGGGGCGGTAGTCACGAAGGACACGGTCACTGACGGTCGGGCCGAGGTCGTTTGTGAGATACCGGTTGGCAAAGATATCGACTCACTGGTTGGCCGAATCACGGACTCGTTTCCGGAGACCGCCTTAGCGTCAAAAACTGAACGTGAACGGTCGGCGGACTCGGTCCGACAGACAACGGACCATATATTGGCAGACATCTTTCGGGAGGAACTCACGGACCGACAGCGACAAACCCTCCGGGCCTGCTTGCATGGCGGCTACTTCGAGTCCCCTCGCAAAAGTACGGCGACAGAAGTTGCGGACGCTCTCTCGCTGACCCAAACAACAGTCTCACAGCACCTCCGGAACGCTCAACGGAAACTCTTCGAAGGCATGCTCGAACAACTGTAA
- a CDS encoding DoxX family protein: MSTQSIRTKFLGTETSFSVSGAWLSYWILLLRLTAGWWMLHAGLDKIWAWPFDASWFVGGAAQGTILAPFVTPFSDGILLSFVNVAVPLGQTAIGLGIILGVLTRTAAFFGAFLMLFFYFINGYGGGWAHGMVTGELLGIMVFGTIVALGAGGILAVDNRLREMGPFENTRLRKLLG; this comes from the coding sequence ATGTCAACACAATCCATACGTACGAAGTTTCTCGGAACCGAGACGTCGTTCTCGGTCTCGGGAGCGTGGTTGTCGTATTGGATCCTGCTGCTCCGGCTGACCGCCGGGTGGTGGATGCTCCACGCCGGTCTGGACAAGATCTGGGCGTGGCCCTTCGACGCCAGCTGGTTCGTCGGAGGGGCCGCCCAGGGCACCATCCTCGCACCCTTCGTCACGCCGTTCAGCGACGGCATCCTGTTGTCGTTCGTCAACGTGGCGGTCCCACTCGGACAGACCGCCATCGGTCTCGGGATAATACTCGGTGTCCTCACGAGGACCGCCGCCTTCTTCGGTGCGTTCCTGATGCTGTTTTTCTACTTCATCAACGGCTACGGCGGCGGCTGGGCTCACGGCATGGTCACGGGCGAACTACTCGGGATCATGGTCTTCGGGACCATCGTGGCTCTTGGAGCTGGCGGTATCCTGGCAGTCGACAACCGGCTGCGAGAGATGGGACCGTTCGAAAACACGCGCTTACGGAAACTCCTCGGGTGA